One window of the Rosa rugosa chromosome 3, drRosRugo1.1, whole genome shotgun sequence genome contains the following:
- the LOC133740974 gene encoding glutamate receptor 2.5-like, with protein MQEAALVSEIDNQTANFTILSLASPAINPPSASLQMPNFLQVANDIVIHMQCLAALVGHFQWRKVTAIYEQKSDFSYNSGMITLLSDSLKLVNSEIEHHQAFPTLSSLSDPDSFFDEELKKLRNKSNRVFILTQFSLNSAVFLFGKAKETGMMGKGYVWIVTDEIASLLDSVDSSIKYNMQGVIGIKTNFIEISTTNNFAKFKTRFRRLYGLQYPEEEENSSPSIFALRTYDAMQAMALAMKYATSKHLSQEIVSTKFQGLSGMMEFKNGMLSQQPNFQIINVFGRSYSEIAFWSPSFGFSEDMNKHLDMKERTNHNYVQVLGPINWPGGLQAAPKGWTLVDGERPLKIGIPARGAFNQFVKVTYDQDKKQTHISGFSIDIFEAAVKNLPYQFSYVFVPFNGTYDELVEQVYYKGLDAAVGDIEVIADRYHYVEFSQPYISSGIQMVVTVKPDKLKEKWMFMNAFSKSMWLLMITTHLSVCFVVWFIECEHGKNFELEGIGAILWFSVTVLFFVQRERVQSNWARLVLAPWLVVILVVTATFTASLTSMMTISRVQPSVLNVETLKKENGTVGCNGNSFIIRYLINVLEFRPENIKRIASISDYPKAFQNGDIQAAFFVAPHAKVFLACYCKGYMKTGPIYNPSGFAFAFPKGSPLAIEMSRAILHVNEKKQVELLEKQMLSSFNCSPALNLKDGPIGYEPFSGLFLISGLVCAFALLVTSGRMAGRHLQNMSSTRAILTKTGILRWAFMYWIQSCRKSQKHCSTTSILET; from the exons ATGCAAGAAGCAGCTCTTGTCTCTGAGATTGATAATCAAACCGCAAACTTCACCATTTTATCACTTGCTTCACCTGCCATAAACCCACCATCAGCCTCACTTCAAATGCCAAATTTTCTCCAAGTTGCAAATGACATTGTTATCCATATGCAATGCTTGGCAGCCTTAGTCGGTCATTTTCAATGGAGAAAGGTGACTGCAATTTATGAACAAAAGAGTGATTTTTCCTACAATTCTGGAATGATAACCCTCCTCTCCGATTCACTTAAATTAGTCAACTCAGAGATTGAGCACCACCAAGCTTTCCCaaccctctcttctctctctgatCCAGATTCCTTTTTCGATGAAGAGCTGAAGAAGTTGAGGAACAAAAGCAACAGGGTTTTCATACTTACCCAGTTCTCTTTAAATTCAGCTGTTTTTCTCTTTGGAAAGGCAAAGGAAACGGGGATGATGGGCAAAGGCTATGTATGGATTGTCACAGATGAGATTGCAAGTCTTCTCGACTCTGTTGATTCTTCTATCAAGTACAATATGCAAGGTGTTATTGGTATTAAAACCAACTTCATAGAAATAAGTACAACCAACAATTTCGCGAAATTCAAAACCAGATTTCGCAGACTATATGGACTGCAATaccctgaagaagaagaaaactctAGCCCTAGCATCTTTGCTCTTCGAACGTATGACGCAATGCAGGCCATGGCTCTAGCCATGAAATATGCTACCTCAAAACATTTGTCTCAAGAAATTGTGTCCACCAAATTCCAAGGTCTAAGTGGCATGATGGAGTTCAAGAATGGCATGCTATCACAACAACCCAACTTTCAAATCATTAATGTGTTTGGCAGAAGCTACAGTGAGATTGCATTCTGGTCACCAAGCTTCGGTTTCTCAGAGGACATGAACAAACACCTTGATATGAAGGAGAGGACTAACCACAATTATGTTCAAGTTTTGGGTCCAATCAACTGGCCAGGTGGCTTACAAGCAGCTCCAAAGGGGTGGACTCTTGTTGATGGAGAGAGACCGTTGAAGATAGGGATTCCGGCGAGGGGTGCCTTCAATCAATTTGTGAAAGTCACATATGACCAGGACAAGAAGCAGACACACATCTCAGGGTTTTCAATTGATATCTTTGAAGCAGCTGTCAAAAACCTGCCTTATCAGTTCTCTTATGTGTTTGTTCCCTTCAATGGCACATATGATGAATTGGTGGAACAGGTCTACTACAAG GGTTTGGATGCAGCTGTTGGTGATATAGAAGTCATAGCTGACCGGTATCATTATGTTGAGTTCTCACAACCATATATAAGCTCTGGAATTCAGATGGTAGTCACTGTAAAGCCAGATAAGCTGAAGGAAAAATGGATGTTCATGAATGCCTTCAGCAAAAGCATGTGGTTGCTCATGATCACTACGCACCTTTCTGTATGCTTTGTTGTCTGGTTTATTGAATGCGAACATGGGAAAAACTTTGAATTAGAAGGAATTGGGGCCATCCTGTGGTTCTCTGTCACCGTCTTATTCTTCGTGCAAA GAGAACGAGTTCAGAGTAATTGGGCTCGGCTGGTGCTGGCTCCATGGTTAGTAGTGATTCTAGTAGTAACAGCCACTTTCACAGCGAGCCTCACTTCCATGATGACCATCTCTCGAGTCCAGCCATCCGTGCTCAATGTGGAAACACTTaagaaagaaaatggaactgtTGGATGTAATGGCAACTCTTTTATTATtaggtacctgatcaatgttctAGAGTTCAGACCAGAAAACATCAAGAGAATTGCCTCCATAAGTGACTATCCAAAGGCCTTCCAGAATGGAGATATTCAAGCAGCTTTCTTCGTCGCCCCCCATGCTAAAGTCTTCCTGGCATGTTACTGCAAGGGCTATATGAAGACAGGTCCTATATACAATCCTAGCGGCTTTGCATTT GCTTTTCCAAAGGGGTCTCCTCTTGCCATTGAAATGTCAAGGGCAATCCTACATGTAAATGAGAAGAAGCAAGTAGAGCTATTAGAAAAACAAATGCTCTCCTCCTTTAACTGCTCCCCTGCACTGAACTTGAAAGATGGTCCAATTGGTTATGAGCCCTTTTCCGGCCTATTTCTAATTTCGGGTTTGGTTTGTGCATTTGCCCTATTGGTTACGAGTGGGCGTATGGCCGGTAGACATCTGCAGAATATGAGCAGCACACGAGCAATACTAACGAAAACAGGAATTCTAAGATGGGCTTTTATGTACTGGATTCAGAGCTGCAGAAAATCTCAAAAGCATTGCTCCACAACCTCCATCCTGGAAACTTGA
- the LOC133740911 gene encoding protein DCL, chloroplastic, producing MASLSKPPLLVHNHLSSLALIGPATLSFPIAKTTSLRTRLCALKTGADGGSRTGRQEADGPELLRKPVVKDLDVDGISEEDEGEEGKWVDWEDKILEDTVPLVGFVRMILHSGKYESGDRLSPEHEKTVLERLLPFHPEAAKKIGSGIDYVTVGYHPDFESSRCLFIVQKDGTLVDFSYWKCIKGLIRKNYPLYADSFILRHFRKRRRGV from the exons ATGGCCTCTCTCTCCAAACCACCGCTGCTCGTCCACAACCACCTAAGCTCCCTCGCTCTGATTGGTCCCGCAACTCTATCCTTCCCCATCGCCAAAACGACGTCGCTCCGCACCCGCCTCTGCGCGCTGAAGACCGGCGCCGACGGCGGAAGTAGAACCGGGCGGCAGGAGGCGGACGGGCCGGAGCTGCTGCGGAAGCCGGTGGTGAAGGACTTGGACGTGGATGGGATTTCGGAGGAAGATGAAGGTGAGGAAGGGAAATGGGTTGATTGGGAAGATAAGATTCTGGAAGACACGGTTCCGCTGGTTGGGTTTGTGAGGATGATTCTTCATTCTGGGAAATATGAGAGCGGAGATAGGTTGAGTCCCGAGCATGAGAAGACTGTTCTTGAGAGGCTGCTTCCGTTTCATCCTGAAGCTGCGAAGAAGATCGGTTCCGGAATTGATTACGTCACG GTTGGTTATCATCCAGATTTTGAAAGCTCAAGATGTTTGTTCATTGTTCAAAAAGATGGCACATTGGTCGACTTTTCATATTGGAAATGCATAAAGGGGCTGATTAGGAAGAACTATCCCTTATATGCTGACAGCTTCATTCTAAGACATTTTCGAAAGCGTAGACGCGGTGTATGA